The genomic window GGTTGTCTCACAAAATAATTCTTTTCAAAATCCACCTCCGTATGAGAAGTTAATTGAAAATCTAAAGGATAAATATTCAAGACGCTTAACTATTCAGCATCGAATTGTTTATTCTGTCGATAGTAATGCAAAAGAAATCATTATCTGGTCAGCTTGGACACGCTATGAAAAATAAAATTTCACTTTGAAAAAGATGAGATTCTATCTTTTTCTGACTAAAAAGAACCTTGATTAATCAAGGTTCAAGATACATAATTCTATGTCACTTCATATATTGGTAATTTTATAAAACAGCGGTTTTTTCTTTAGGTGTAATCCTATATTTTGAAATTAAGAGAACTAATAGCAATAGAAAACAAGCAATAGCTGTATTGTTACTTGTAAGGTTAGTTGACGGAAATAATTGCAGGAATATTAATACATTTAATATAAATGCTAGTAAAAATCCAGCCATTGAAAAAGTTGCTAGGTAACTGCCTATCAACGATCTTTTAGAAATGTCTAACTTTCTCTTTTTCTGTATTGATACTGTTTGTTTTACTTGTCTTATTAAAATATAAAAAAGACTACTAATAAATAAAGCAACAACAGCATTAGAAATCAAACTGTTCATTTTATCAACTCCTTTATTGAATAATTATTTTAACTTTTTTATATGCTTAGTATCAAAAAGAATTGTATGCTGGATTGTAGAATGAAGTTAGCCACTGCGTATGTGTAAAATAGTTCTCGAGATACTATTATTTTTTACTAGCAAAAAGAAAGAAGGCGTTCTATCATAAATGTATGCTTGAGCGGCAAATACATAAATGAAAGAGGCCTTCTTATGAATAAGATTATATCAAAGATTTACCAAATAATAAAGGATTCAAGCAATTTAATAGAGACAGAAGAAGCTATTCAAGTCTGTATGTATGAAGTATTCGCTGAATTAGTAGGAGATGTCTTCACTCATCTCAATCAGGTAATCAAAGAGCAGAAACAAGAGGAAGGTTGGAAAGTGAAACGAGAAGATTGGAAAACCGTTCAGTTTATTTTTGGGTCTGTTCGTTATTGTCGTACCTTGATGATAGATCAAGAGAGTCAAAATCATTATCCGCTAGATGACTGGCTAGGTATTCGGAAATATCAACGCCATAGTCCACTAGTAGAAGTAAAAGTGGCAGAGTTGGCGAGTAACGTTACTTATAGAGATACTGCAGATATGTTAAATGAATGGACAGCTGTTACGATTAGTCATCAAACAGTCGGTAGTCTTCTCAAACGCGTTGGATCCGCACAAGCACGTGAAGATGAAGAGAGCGTATTGGAACTAGAAGAATCAGCTGAGTTGCCGGAAGGAAAAAAGGTAGACTATCTTTATGCCGAGGCTGATGGAGTTTTTGTCCGTGGGACAAAAAAGAAAAAGAGCTTAGAAGTTCGTCATGCCATCCTTTATGAAGGCTGGAATAAAAATGGAAAACGCGTCTCTTTAAAGGAACCCAAAGCCATTATGACGACTAAAAAAACCGCTGGTTTTTGGGCAGAGATTCAAGCCTTTACAGCGAATCATTATGCCTTACAACAAGCTCAAATCATTACAAATAGTGACGGCGGACAAGGGTATACCGCAGACAAATTCCAAGAAGCTTTTTCTCAATCGAACTACCCTGTTTTAAATCAGCTAGACTCTTATCATGTTTTTCAAGGGTTAAACCGTGCATTTGGCGTGAAAACTACCATTTTTAAACAGCAGGTCAAGCAAGCATTAAAGACGCATGATTTAGATCATTTAACTATTTGGTTGGATACGTATGAAAGTACGCTAGATGAAACTTCTGCAGTGGAAAAACTGACTACATTTCGAACCTATGTAGTACGAAATTGGGATCGAATTTTCGATTGGTGCGAAAAAGTAGAACAAGCGCCGAAGGACGCAAGAGGTTTAGGCGCAATGGAGTCCAATCAACGACGTATCTCTTTTCGCATGAAAAAGCGAGGAATGCATTGGAGCGCAGAAGGTTGCGAAGCTATGGTAAAGGTAAAACAAGGGATGTTTAATCACACCTTGCGTGAAGCCTATCTTCACCAACAAAATAGAAGTGCGAGAAATCAACGTAAGTTAAACCAAACGGTTCGTTTATCGTCGTTATTGCATGAGAAAACACGGCAGTCAATCGGGGCAAAAAATGGGACTATTCCGTTATATGCCTCCCGTTCATCAGCAATAGGACAATTAATTAAAAGTTTTCGTTAATTCCTGTCTTTTGGGAGAAGGTTCCTGGTTTTAGGAACCTTCTCCCAAAAGATGGGCCAGCAAGCGGCGTAGCCGTGCGGTAGCTGATGAGTGTACAAGAATAAAACGTCTAAACTAGCATGGTAATAGGACGCTCGAGAAAAACTTGACACAAACAGCCACTGCTAACTAAAAAAAGCGCCACGTGAATTCATGTTATATTGAAGTTACCACACTCTCAATAGAAAAGGATGAATTCACATGACGCAAATCAAGAATAACATAGATTCACAAAAGGGAAAACACCTTTCATATGCAGAGCGTTGTCAAATTGCCGTTCTCAAAAAAGAAAAGTACACCAACCGTCAGGTTGCTAACATCTTAAATCGAGCACCACAAACGATTAATAATGAAATCAATCGTGGATCGATTACACAATTGAAACGCCAAGCACAGAAAGAAAAAACGTATAACTATTACACTCTAATTTATGACGCTGATGCTGGACAAACTTTTTATGAAGAACAACGAATGAACTGTGGTAGACGCCCGAAATGGGCAGATACAGATACTTTTATTGATTGGGCTGATGACAAGATGTTAAAAGAAAAATGGTCGCCAGACGTTGTTATTGGCTTTGCTTTAAAACAAGAGTTGTTTGATCCATCTATTATTCCATGTACCTCTACTCTCTATCAGTGGATAGATCGAGGAGTTATGAGAACAAAAAATATGGATTTACTTGAAAAATTGTCTCGAAAAACAAAAGAAAAAGCACACGGAAAACTGCCGAATAAGAGAATACTAGGAGTATCTATCGAAAAACGTCCAGAGATAATCGATTCAAGAGAAACCTTCGGTCACTGGGAAATTGATACCGTTGTAGGGAGTAAAACAAAATGCGATGCTGTGTTATTGACTTTAGCAGAACGACAAACTCGTTTTGAAGTCATCTTCAAACTAAATGGCAAGGATGCTAAGTCAGTCGATCGAGCTATCCAAGACTTACGTAATCGGTCAGGCGAGTACTTTGATCGTCTTTTTAAGACCATAACTTCAGACAATGGTTCAGAGTTTTCAGGGCTGCACGAAGCCTTACAAGATGTAATAGATGTGTACTTCAGTCATCCCTATGCCTCTTGGGAACGAGGAACCAGTGAAAATCAACATAAACTAATTAGACGATTTATCCCTAAGGGAAGTCCGATTAGCGATGTGAGTGAAGCTCAGCTGATACGAATACAACAATGGATGAATGACTATCCGAGAAGAATTTTGGATTATCAAACGCCACATGACTGTTTAGCAAGGGCGTTTAAGGAAGAATGCTTGGCTGCATGACCCACTGAAAACAGTCCCTACCCGTAATTGAACGATAGTTAGTTCTAGGAAATAAGCCATTAGAGCCCGTAGGGAATTAATTCCACACCAACAAATTCAACTGGTTCATTAATTAATAACATCTGGCAATAAACAGTTGCATAGGGTGGCTAACTTAAACTTGAAATTTACGAAAAGAATTGTATGAAAAAGCTATGTTTAATAATTATAGTACCATAAACTAACTGCCGATTTAGAGTCTACCCAAAATGTATAGTTGCAAGGTATTGGATTCATGCAGTTTACTAACTAGAAAAATCGAAAAGTACTCTTAATTTAATAAGGTTATATATGCATAATTCTATGTCCTTTCTTAATTTCAAATAATACGTAAAATAATATACTGATATACTAATTTAAAAATATTTATTTAGAATAAATTGTTCAGTTACTAGAGAAAGTTGGATGATATATATGGACCGTCTTACCAAAAGAAAAATTATGTTTAACGGAGTAATGAAAAAGCGAGAAAAAAATGTACTTGAAGTTGGAACTAAAAAATATTTGATTACTAATTTTCTAGCCAAAAGATTACGACTTAAGAATTGGTTACTAGGATTAATGACACTCGTATTCTCTTTAATTTACTTATTTTCTATTGAAAAATATTCTAACGTTCCATTAGATGGAGCAAACAGCTATTTATTAATAGAAGGATTGACAACTACCTTTTTATTTCTATTTTCTATTGTGATTGGTTTTATAGCTATTTCAGTTATGCTTATTCCAAAAGAATTAGAAAAGTATATAAAAAACGAATTGTTTTAAGTCATTTTAGAAAAGCATGTCTTTAATTGTCTAAATTATTAACTATTATTATTTATACCAATTATGAAAATAACTAGGCCACTTGCTGTTGCTGAATAGAGTTCACTTGAACATCCTCCGGTAAGTCTTCGCTTATCAGTAGGATTCAAAGGACTATCATAATACCCGTTTTCTTCACTTATACTGTGACAAAGTTCATCGCAAATAGTCTTTCCTATCAAATCAACACGAGCATCTAATAATTTCATGATTAAACTGGCTGTAAAGTCGTTTGGCTCACTGTAGAAAAACCAATCAGGATAACCGTTTCACCAAGAAAAGTGCTGCCTTTAATTTTAAAATATCTTTTACACCAAATACGTAATTTGAAAGACTCTCTCCTTTTAAATCTTTTACCGCGAGATGATTATCCGGGACAAAAGATTGTAGTGGATTGTAGGGGGGATAGTTGAAACAGAAAGCTTTTCTAGATTTTTCATAGCGCACCTACTCATACCTCAATCTACTCACTTAATTAGTTATTTTTCACTTCACTCTAAGTCAATCCGGCATGTAACTGTTTTATAACCTTTTCATCTTTCTTCTTTAGTTTTTTAGCTTCTATTAGTATTTTTTTACTCGTCCAAACGGTATAATCATTACATCAAATTCATCACCAAAAATTAAATTATCCGGTTCAATTAAACTATCATCTACTAGAATTGCTACATTAATTGCATCGACGCTAACTAAATCTTTTCCGCTTCTGCTAGAGTAACTTTTTGAAAAAAAAGGAAAACCAAGTTCTTGTATTGGTCTTACATCACGGTAAACACCGTTTATAACTACACCACTGACACCTTTTTTTGTGCATAAAGGACCGTAATATTGCCCCAAATACTTTCATCCATGCAACCCTAGTTGTCAATAACAACAACTCTGCCTTCCGGAATCTCTTCTAAGAATGTTCCGAAATTTCTTTGATTCTCTTGTATAGGCAAGTACTTTAGAGTAAAAAATTGACCACAAATTTTCGTATTTCCACTCATTTGTTTAGGAAGAATATACCCTTCTTGTCCAATCTTTGACTCATCAAAAGCATCTGAAATTGTACACGAATCTAACCTTTTAAATTCTTATACTATTTCCTCTTTTATTATCTTATTCATAACCGTATTCGTCTCCTTTCTAAACTATTTTTATTTTCCATTGCTTTTAGTAAAACTCTTCTAGCTAACTTTGCTACGAATAATCGCTATACATCTACTTTTAAAACAAATCACAATTGTTGGAAAATTGCTTACAATTCAAATTTTATAAAAACAGATCTCTTATCCAGTGGATTAAGAGATTCGATTAATTAAATCGTTTGCATTTTTTCAAACTCGATTGCTGGCTGTTTGAATAGCTTCGCTAAGAGCGCATGTACCAAGGCAATAGGGATAAATAGAAACGTACGTAAAATCATACTTATTTCATACAGTAAATTGCTTCTCTCATCAGGTTTGCCTTTTATTCTATTAGTAAAAGAACTCCAAGGAATGCCAATAACATTTCCAAGCATCATTACTCTTATAGATGCAAGAATACCTTTTGCTTTTGGCAATCCATACGTCCCCTTCACTTGTTCCCAAGTTTTTTGAGAGGGATTGCCTCTAGAATCAGCATAATGCTGGCTAAATAAGAGGGTAGATTGTTCTTATTCAGGAATATCATCGTTTATTCCTACTACCTGAATAATTCATAGCTTTTCTAAAAATACTAATCGATGTTGATTTTACAGCGCTTAAACTAATTTGTTTTATCATCCATTAGGTGATGAAAAAAGAACCCCTTTCTGCTATGGTTATATCATCACAACCAACCAATAGAAAGGGGTTCTCTTAATGATTACTTTACAAGAAAAAGCAATGAAATTCAATAACCATTTATATGTCTCTCATACAGGTGGTCGTTTATCGAGTGATTCAGGATTAATTTTAGTTGATGAATTAATGGGTACTTTTCATTTTGAAGAATTGTCAAAAAAACTCATTTCATATAATGAAAATCGTCGCTATTGGAAACACACTAACCATAAAATTTTAAAACAACTAATTCTTCAACTAATTGCTGGCTATAAAGCTGATTCGTCTGCGACTATCTTACAGTATGATCCAGTATTACAAACTCTATCACAAGAAGAGTGTTTGGCTTCTCAACCGACTATCTCTCGGTTTCTTGATCGCATTACAGACCAAACGATTAATGATTTACAAACCTTTAATCAAACATTAATTGACCAAGCGAGATTTGTTCGCAATGATATGAATATGATTATTGATTTGGATTCTACACACTCTGATACCTTCGGTATTCAGGAACAAACAGATTATAATGCCCACTATCGAACAAACGGTTATCATCCATTAGTCGCATTCGATGGATTAACGGGCGATTTTTTAAAAGCTAAACTTCGTTCAGGAAATCAATACACGTCTAAAGGAGTTAAAGAGTTTCTTGAACCGTTATTAGATCATTATAATCAAGC from Carnobacterium iners includes these protein-coding regions:
- a CDS encoding Txe/YoeB family addiction module toxin; the encoded protein is MECSIKLAKSATKDLKNLKSAHLGKKLMVVSQNNSFQNPPPYEKLIENLKDKYSRRLTIQHRIVYSVDSNAKEIIIWSAWTRYEK
- a CDS encoding IS30 family transposase, which produces MTQIKNNIDSQKGKHLSYAERCQIAVLKKEKYTNRQVANILNRAPQTINNEINRGSITQLKRQAQKEKTYNYYTLIYDADAGQTFYEEQRMNCGRRPKWADTDTFIDWADDKMLKEKWSPDVVIGFALKQELFDPSIIPCTSTLYQWIDRGVMRTKNMDLLEKLSRKTKEKAHGKLPNKRILGVSIEKRPEIIDSRETFGHWEIDTVVGSKTKCDAVLLTLAERQTRFEVIFKLNGKDAKSVDRAIQDLRNRSGEYFDRLFKTITSDNGSEFSGLHEALQDVIDVYFSHPYASWERGTSENQHKLIRRFIPKGSPISDVSEAQLIRIQQWMNDYPRRILDYQTPHDCLARAFKEECLAA
- a CDS encoding ISLre2 family transposase, whose product is MNKIISKIYQIIKDSSNLIETEEAIQVCMYEVFAELVGDVFTHLNQVIKEQKQEEGWKVKREDWKTVQFIFGSVRYCRTLMIDQESQNHYPLDDWLGIRKYQRHSPLVEVKVAELASNVTYRDTADMLNEWTAVTISHQTVGSLLKRVGSAQAREDEESVLELEESAELPEGKKVDYLYAEADGVFVRGTKKKKSLEVRHAILYEGWNKNGKRVSLKEPKAIMTTKKTAGFWAEIQAFTANHYALQQAQIITNSDGGQGYTADKFQEAFSQSNYPVLNQLDSYHVFQGLNRAFGVKTTIFKQQVKQALKTHDLDHLTIWLDTYESTLDETSAVEKLTTFRTYVVRNWDRIFDWCEKVEQAPKDARGLGAMESNQRRISFRMKKRGMHWSAEGCEAMVKVKQGMFNHTLREAYLHQQNRSARNQRKLNQTVRLSSLLHEKTRQSIGAKNGTIPLYASRSSAIGQLIKSFR